CAGGCTCGTGTGGGTGTCGCCGAGCGAATGGACGAATTAGGTCGTAGGGTGATTCGCAGCGAGATGGCGGATCAGCACCGCATGTTCTATCAGCAACTGCCGTTCATGCTGTACGGCGCGGTGGATGCTGACGGCAATCCTTGGGCCAGCATTCTTGAAGGGGCGCCGGGTTTTGCCCATTCTCCAGAGCCTACGCTGTTGCAGTTCGGCAGCCTGCCTGGCCGCGACGACCCTGCGCAATTGCAAGAGGGCGCGGCGATCGGTCTGCTCGGTATCGAGCTGCACACTCGACGTCGCAACCGTCTCAATGGCCGAGTTGGCGCTGTGACGGCGAGCGGCTTCGAGGTGAAGGTGGAGCAGTCTTTCGGCAATTGCCCGAAGTACATTCAATTGCGCCAGTTTCGCTCGGTGCCCTTGGCGGATCCGGCGACCCGTATCGCGCAGCACCTCAATGGGCTGGATGACGCGGCCAAAGCCATGATCGCCGGCGCTGATACCTTCTTTGTCGCCAGTTATGTGGACGTCGATGGCCAACGCTCGGTGGACGTTTCTCATCGGGGTGGCCAGGCGGGTTTCGTCCAGGTAGAGGGCAATCGCCTGACCATCCCGGACTTCGCCGGCAACCTGTTCTTCAATACCTTGGGCAACCTGCTGACCAATCCTCGAGCCGGTTTGCTATTCATCGACTTCGATTCGGGTGACTTGCTGCACCTCAGCGGTCGTACGCAAATCATCCTCGAAGGCCCGCAGGTCGAAGCCTTTCAAGGGGCCGAGCGGTTGTGGACATTCGAGGTGGAGCGCGTGGTGCGGCGGCCTGCGGCGCTGGCCTTGCGCTGGCGCTTTGACGGTGTGTCACCCAAAAGTTTGCTGACCGGTACTTGGGCGCAGGCGAATGCTCGTCTGCGAGCTCAGGTTTAGAAAAAGATCGTCCGAACGCGGCCCGAGCCTTCGGCAGCTCCTACAGGGTGTAAACAAATCCTGCGTAGGAGCTGCCGAAGGCTGCGATCTTTTGATCTTCAGGCAGTCCTACAGACGATGATTTTAGGGGGAGGTTTCCGACAGGTTTTGACGGTTGTCGGGTGGGAAGTGGAGTGGATAGGCTTTGGGGGTCGCTGCACATCAGCGATCGGGTCTGGAAAACCCGAAGTATAGGATCATGGCAAATGACATAATGCGGCGCTTTCTCAGCTCCGCAGTTATGGCGGCTGTGCGTGGGAGACCTTCGGGTCTGCCGGGGTTGATCCTTTACCGGTTTTTCCAGTCCGCGTACAGCTGCCACCCTTTTCGTCTGGAAAACGAAAAATGGCAGCTCCATCTCTTTAAGGATCTTTGCCATGTTCAAGCCGACACCAAATCCACCCGAAGCGGACAGCACTTCCCCCTACGAATCCCTCGACTCAAAAAAATTCCACGAAGCCGCTGACCGCGCGCTCGATCACTACCTCAACCCATCCGCCCTCAAATCACCCGTGGCCCGCAAACCGAGCACGATGTATATGATTGCGCCGGATATCAAAGACGAAGACCTGTTGGCCCACACCTGTGAATCGTTGGCCCAGGCCAGTGTGATGGCGAGTGATTTTGCGGGGTATCTGGAAGGGCCGCACCGGCACACGGCGATGGCGATTCAACAGATCGTCATGCTGGCCGAACTGGCGGTGAACCGGATGCTGGATAACGTGGGCGTGCCGAAGCCGGCGGCACAGAGCTAAAATTTTGGTGCCAGTCGTGTCCAACGTTCGACTAAAGAGGCGCCTTGGCAGCCGGACGGCGGTAGTTTGCTGGAGTTGGCGGAAAGCCGTGGCCTGCGCCCGGAATTCAGCTGCCGTGGCGGTTCGTGCGGGACCTGCAAAACCCGCCTGATCAGCGGAGAGGTGAATTATCCACAGCCCCCTGCGGAGGTTCCCGACGCTGGAGAGGTGCTGATTTGTTGTGCGGTGCCGGCGCAGGGTTCAGATCCTTTGGTGCTCGACCTGTAACCCATGGGGGAAACACAGAAAATCCACTGTGGGAGCGAGCCTGCTCGCGATGGCGTTCTAGCCTTCCACATCTAAGTTGCCTGACACACCGCTATCGCGAGCAGGCTCGCTCCCACATTTGATTGTGGTCGTCCTACAGACCGAGTGATTTTTGGGGATGTTTCCGACAGGTTTTGACGGTTGTCGGTCGGAAATGGGGTGGATAGGCTTTGGGGGTC
The Pseudomonas lini DNA segment above includes these coding regions:
- a CDS encoding DUF6124 family protein, with the translated sequence MFKPTPNPPEADSTSPYESLDSKKFHEAADRALDHYLNPSALKSPVARKPSTMYMIAPDIKDEDLLAHTCESLAQASVMASDFAGYLEGPHRHTAMAIQQIVMLAELAVNRMLDNVGVPKPAAQS